In the Gossypium arboreum isolate Shixiya-1 chromosome 10, ASM2569848v2, whole genome shotgun sequence genome, one interval contains:
- the LOC108488600 gene encoding uncharacterized protein LOC108488600 produces MATSKLFAVVVPLVIIFSSLQIVTSKHAISASPAGSPYVNAPNMSSFFPSQAPPQWPDSGAFGPIPSSGEFVGKSSCTSAKPDVAILALLQLFFLFVMRFVYTV; encoded by the coding sequence ATGGCTACCTCTAAATTGTTTGCTGTTGTTGTACCATTGGTCATCATCTTTTCTAGTTTGCAAATTGTGACCAGTAAGCATGCTATTTCAGCCTCTCCAGCTGGTTCCCCATATGTGAATGCACCCAATATGTCCTCATTTTTCCCTTCTCAAGCTCCCCCACAGTGGCCAGATTCAGGAGCCTTTGGACCCATACCATCTTCAGGCGAGTTTGTGGGGAAGAGTTCTTGTACTTCAGCTAAGCCTGATGTTGCCATTCTTGCTCTTCTGCAACTCTTTTTCTTATTTGTAATGAGATTCGTTTACACTGTTTAA
- the LOC108489078 gene encoding mitochondrial phosphate carrier protein 3, mitochondrial-like, whose product MATNSDSFKQSLLPSFLYSSSPNSFSLDRLLNANSPAFSASRSTIPDAPAASSSPSIKARTFMIPSPNEPGKKIEMYSPQFYAACTFGGILSCGLTHMAVTPLDLVKCNMQIDPAKYKSISSGFGVLLKEQGVRGFFRGWVPTLLGYSAQGACKFGFYEFFKKYYSDLAGPEYFAKYKTLIYLAGSASAEVIADVALCPFEAVKVRVQTQPGFARGLSDGLPKFVRSEGAVGLYKGIVPLWGRQIPYTMMKFASFETIVEMIYKYGIPTPKEQCSKSLQLGVSFAGGYVAGVFCAIVSHPADNLVSFLNNAKGATVGDAVKKLGLWGLFTRGLPLRIVMIGTLTGAQWGIYDAFKVFVGLPTTGGVAPAPAAVELAKA is encoded by the exons ATGGCTACCAATTCTGATTCTTTTAAACAATCCCTTCTCCCTAGCTTCCTTTACTCTTCTTCCCCCAACTCATTCTCTCTGGATCGACTCCTCAACGCCAACAGCCCTGCTTTCTCTGCTTCGCGCTCCACTATACCCGATGCTCCTGCGGCCTCTTCCTCGCCATCGATCAAGGCGAGAACTTTCATGATCCCCTCCCCCAATGAGCCCGGGAAGAAGATCGAGATGTATTCGCCTCAGTTCTACGCTGCTTGTACCTTTGGCGGTATCCTTAGCTGTGGTCTCACTCACATGGCCGTTACTCCTCTTGACCTCGTCAAGTGTAATATGCAG ATTGACCCTGCAAAGTACAAAAGTATTTCATCTGGTTTTGGAGTTCTACTAAAGGAGCAAGGAGTGAGAGGCTTCTTCCGTGGTTGGGTTCCTACCCTTCTTGGTTACAGCGCACAGGGTGCTTGCAAGTTTGGATTCTATGAGTTCTTCAAGAAGTACTATTCTGACCTTGCTGGACCTGAATATTTTGCCAAGTACAAGACTCTCATCTATCTTGCCGGCTCTGCATCTGCTGAGGTAATTGCTGATGTTGCACTTTGTCCCTTTGAGGCAGTCAAGGTCAGGGTTCAAACCCAGCCTGGTTTTGCTAGGGGTCTGTCTGATGGTCTTCCCAAGTTTGTCAGATCAGAAGGTGCTGTTGG ATTGTACAAGGGTATTGTTCCTCTTTGGGGCCGACAGATTCCAT ATACCATGATGAAATTTGCTTCTTTTGAAACTATTGTTGAGATGATCTACAAGTATGGTATTCCCACTCCCAAGGAGCAGTGCAGCAAAAGTCTGCAGCTTGGTGTTAGTTTTGCTGGTGGTTATGTCGCTGGTGTCTTCTGTGCTATTGTTTCGCATCCTGCTGACAACCTTGTCTCCTTCCTTAACAATGCCAAAGGAGCAACTGTTGGGGAT GCTGTGAAGAAGCTTGGATTATGGGGTCTGTTTACCCGTGGTCTTCCCCTCCGTATTGTGATGATTGGAACTCTAACTGGAGCTCAGTGGGGTATCTATGATGCTTTCAAAGTGTTTGTGGGGCT